One Sphaeramia orbicularis chromosome 21, fSphaOr1.1, whole genome shotgun sequence DNA window includes the following coding sequences:
- the zic5 gene encoding zinc finger protein ZIC 5, translated as MEPPLSKRNPAIRLADLAATQPLPHQNMTGFPGLGGHHPLSHHAHLHPGELGNDPGVALTPFGPEHMAQTNALKLSPSQHIQSHPEAQTAASFTSAQTTVGFPVAHPHSGYSSSRDFILRRELSASAMHALGDQHSSASSPHHHGMFISPTGAYGHTESGAHSLFTGLHDQASPGAHHHALNGQMRLGIPGDIYGRPEHFGHRPEHYGPSSLHSYNSMNLNVNIASAPHGAAGAFLRYMRQPIKQELICKWIDQEQSPKKPCSKTYSTMHELVNHVTVEHVGGPEQSSHVCFWEECPREGKAFKAKYKLINHIRVHTGEKPFPCPFPGCGKVFARSENLKIHKRTHTGEKPFKCEFDGCDRKFANSSDRKKHSHVHTSDKPYYCKVRGCDKSYTHPSSLRKHMKVHCKSPPPPSTNVTYISSTNPLGDPLSPSSEPHRNRSANLSPQVTNLNEWYVCQGSGGPNHLHTPSSDVPTSDSDDEDSFRHSDPRTML; from the exons ATGGAACCCCCTTTAAGCAAGAGGAATCCAGCGATAAGATTAGCGGATTTGGCAGCGACTCAACCCCTTCCTCATCAGAATATGACAGGCTTCCCGGGGCTAGGGGGGCATCACCCTCTCTCCCACCATGCCCACCTCCACCCTGGGGAGCTGGGCAACGACCCCGGAGTGGCACTCACTCCATTTGGACCAGAGCACATGGCACAGACAAATGCTCTCAAACTTAGCCCATCTCAGCACATTCAGAGCCATCCCGAAGCCCAGACCGCGGCATCTTTCACTTCTGCTCAGACCACAGTTGGTTTCCCCGTGGCTCACCCCCACTCAGGCTATTCAAGCAGCAGGGACTTCATCCTCAGGAGAGAACTCTCAGCCTCTGCTATGCATGCACTTGGCGACCAGCATAGTTCCGCCTCCTCCCCTCATCACCATGGCATGTTCATCTCCCCAACAGGTGCTTATGGGCACACGGAAAGTGGGGCCCATTCACTTTTTACTGGACTCCACGACCAGGCGTCCCCAGGTGCCCACCACCATGCCCTCAATGGGCAGATGCGTCTGGGTATACCGGGGGACATCTACGGCAGGCCAGAGCACTTCGGGCACAGGCCAGAGCACTATGGACCCTCTTCTCTCCACAGCTACAACTCCATGAACCTCAATGTGAACATCGCTTCTGCTCCTCACGGAGCGGCGGGGGCGTTCTTAAGATACATGCGGCAGCCCATAAAGCAAGAGCTGATCTGCAAATGGATTGACCAGGAGCAAAGTCCAAAAAAGCCCTGCTCTAAAACTTACAGCACAATGCACGAGCTGGTCAACCACGTCACGGTGGAGCATGTTGGGGGACCGGAGCAGAGCTCCCACGTATGTTTTTGGGAGGAATGTCCACGGGAAGGAAAGGCTTTCAAAGCGAagtataaactgataaaccacaTCCGAGTTCATACGGGAGAAAAGCCCTTCCCCTGTCCTTTCCCGGGCTGTGGAAAAGTGTTCGCTCGATCGGAGAATTTAAAGATTCACAAGAGGACTCACACAG GAGAGAAACCTTTTAAGTGCGAGTTTGACGGCTGTGACAGAAAATTCGCCAACAGCAGCGACCGGAAGAAGCACTCCCACGTCCACACCAGTGACAAGCCTTACTACTGCAAAGTCCGCGGCTGTGACAAATCCTATACACATCCCAGCTCGCTGCGGAAGCACATGAAAGTGCACTGCAAGTCCCCGCCACCCCCTTCCACCAACGTCACCTACATTTCCTCCACGAACCCACTCGGGGACCCTCTTTCGCCCAGTTCAGAGCCGCACCGAAACCGCTCAGCAAACCTGTCCCCCCAGGTCACCAACCTCAACGAGTGGTACGTGTGCCAGGGGAGCGGGGGTCCCAACCACCTCCACACCCCCTCCAGCGATGTGCCAACGTCAGATTCAGACGATGAGGACTCTTTCAGACATTCTGACCCCAGGACAATGCTCTGA